In Zingiber officinale cultivar Zhangliang chromosome 11B, Zo_v1.1, whole genome shotgun sequence, a single window of DNA contains:
- the LOC122034196 gene encoding photosystem I assembly protein Ycf3 — protein MPRSQINANFIDKTSSIVANILLRIIPTTSGEKKAFTYYRDGMLAQSEGNYAEALQNYYEATRPEIDPYDRSYILYNIGLIHTSNGEHTRALEYYFRALERNPFLPQAFNNMAVICHYRGEQAILQGDSEIAEAWSDQAAEYWKQAIALSPGNYIEAQNWLKITRRFE, from the exons ATGCCAAGATCTCAGATAAATGCAAATTTTATTGATAAGACCTCTTCAATTGTGGCCAATATCTTATTACGAATAATTCCGACAACTTCCGGAGAAAAAAAGGCATTTACCTATTACAGAGATG GGATGTTGGCTCAATCCGAAGGAAATTATGCAGAAGCTTTACAAAATTATTATGAAGCTACGCGACCAGAAATTGATCCCTATGATCGAAGTTATATACTCTATAACATAGGACTTATACACACAAGCAACGGAGAGCATACAAGGGCTTTGGAATATTATTTCCGGGCACTGGAACGAAATCCATTCTTACCACAAGCTTTTAATAATATGGCCGTGATCTGTCATTAC CGGGGAGAACAGGCCATTCTACAAGGTGATTCTGAAATTGCAGAGGCTTGGTCCGATCAAGCTGCTGAGTATTGGAAACAAGCTATAGCGCTTAGTCCGGGTAATTATATTGAAGCACAAAATTGGTTGAAGATCACGAGGCGTTTTGAATAA
- the LOC122034195 gene encoding photosystem I P700 chlorophyll a apoprotein A1-like — MIIRSPEPEVKIVVDRDPIKTSFEEWARPGHFSRTIAKGPDTTTWIWNLHADAHDFDSHTSDLEEISRKVFSAHFGQLSIIFLWLSGMYFHGARFSNYEAWLSDPTHIAPSAQVVWPIVGQEILNGDVGGGFRGIQITSGFFQIWRASGITNELQLYCTAIGALVFASLMLFAGWFHYHKAAPKLAWFQDVESMLNHHLAGLLGLGSLSWAGHQIHVSLPINQFLDAGVDPKEIPLPHEFILNRNLLAQLYPSFAEGATPFFTLNWSKYAEFLTFRGGLDPITGGLWLTDIVHHHLAIAILFLIAGHMYRTNWGIGHGLKDILEAHKGPFTGQGHKGLYEILTTSWHAQLSLNLAMLGSLTIVVAHHMYSMPPYPYLAIDYGTQLSLFTHHMWIGGFLIVEPMTIHDYTY, encoded by the coding sequence ATGATTATTCGTTCGCCGGAACCAGAAGTTAAAATTGTTGTAGATAGGGATCCTATAAAAACCTCTTTCGAGGAATGGGCCAGACCCGGCCATTTCTCAAGAACAATAGCTAAAGGCCCCGATACTACCACTTGGATCTGGAACCTACATGCTGATGCTCACGATTTCGATAGTCATACCAGTGATTTGGAGGAGATCTCTCGAAAAGTATTTAGTGCTCATTTCGGTCAACTCTCCATTATCTTTCTTTGGTTGAGTGGGATGTACTTCCATGGCGCCCGTTTTTCAAATTATGAAGCATGGCTAAGTGATCCTACTCACATTGCACCCAGTGCCCAGGTAGTTTGGCCAATAGTGGGTCAAGAAATATTGAATGGTGATGTGGGTGGGGGTTTCCGAGGAATACAAATAACCTCCGGTTTTTTTCAAATTTGGCGAGCATCTGGAATAACTAATGAATTACAACTTTATTGTACCGCCATTGGGGCATTGGTCTTTGCATCGTTAATGCTTTTTGCCGGTTGGTTCCATTATCATAAAGCCGCCCCAAAATTGGCTTGGTTCCAAGATGTGGAATCCATGTTAAATCACCACCTAGCGGGGTTATTAGGACTTGGGTCTCTTTCTTGGGCGGGACACCAAATCCATGTATCTTTACCGATTAACCAATTTCTCGACGCTGGAGTTGATCCTAAAGAAATACCACTTCCTCATGAATTTATCTTAAATCGGAACCTTTTGGCTCAACTTTATCCTAGTTTTGCCGAGGGAGCAACCCCCTTTTTCACCTTGAATTGGTCAAAATACGCAGAATTTCTGACTTTTCGTGGAGGATTAGACCCAATAACGGGTGGTCTATGGCTGACCGATATTGTACACCATCATTTAGCTATCGCAATTCTTTTCCTGATCGCAGGTCATATGTATAGAACTAACTGGGGCATTGGTCATGGCCTTAAAGATATTTTAGAGGCTCATAAAGGTCCATTTACAGGGCAGGGCCATAAGGGACTCTATGAAATCCTAACAACATCGTGGCATGCTCAATTATCTCTTAACCTCGCTATGTTAGGTTCTTTAACCATTGTTGTAGCTCACCATATGTATTCCATGCCTCCCTATCCATACCTAGCTATTGACTATGGTACACAACTTTCGTTGTTCACCCATCACATGTGGATCGGTGGGTTTCTTATAGTTGAGCCAATGACTATTCATGATTACACATATTAA